In Thermocrinis minervae, a single genomic region encodes these proteins:
- a CDS encoding Mov34/MPN/PAD-1 family protein, which produces MLRIKASALQKIIAQAERDYPYETCGLLLGKAYEDVRIAFGAYETPNANKDRKHDRYEIDPKDYMKAEEKAKQFGLEIVGVYHSHPDHPDRPSQTDEERAFEGFSYIIVSVSKGKVVSYRSWELKDGKFVEEPIDIFG; this is translated from the coding sequence ATGCTTAGGATAAAGGCTTCTGCGCTTCAGAAAATTATCGCTCAGGCAGAGAGGGATTACCCTTACGAAACGTGTGGTCTTCTCTTAGGAAAAGCCTATGAGGATGTACGCATAGCCTTTGGAGCTTACGAGACTCCCAACGCCAACAAGGACAGAAAGCACGACAGGTACGAGATAGACCCCAAGGACTACATGAAGGCTGAGGAAAAGGCTAAGCAGTTTGGTCTTGAGATAGTGGGTGTCTACCATTCCCATCCCGACCATCCCGACAGGCCATCCCAGACGGATGAAGAAAGGGCTTTTGAAGGCTTTTCTTACATTATTGTCTCTGTAAGCAAGGGGAAGGTGGTATCTTACAGAAGTTGGGAACTGAAGGATGGAAAGTTTGTAGAAGAGCCCATAGACATCTTTGGTTAG